From Rutidosis leptorrhynchoides isolate AG116_Rl617_1_P2 chromosome 3, CSIRO_AGI_Rlap_v1, whole genome shotgun sequence, a single genomic window includes:
- the LOC139902606 gene encoding uncharacterized protein: protein MGKIGDGRDTLFWNDIWVGDTRLKDKFPRLFPLELDQNATVKDRVTFDNGSWSFSWEWSRMLSGRLCGELDGLIRQVQQISGLVNGGSSWVCKLDDSGVYKTKAMTKRIDDIILADHGFDISTMRNRMIPQKVWLFIWRALRQRIPVRIELEKRGVDLDSVLCPLCNDYPESVEHSIFQCKHAVEVWIRIFNWLGISFSGNASLSELFSEDGGIGSSKLISLVWQATKWVSGYFIWKNRNQKVFHQDSWAAPKIVKFNRLCPVLFVFVSSL from the exons ATGGG AAAGATAGGTGATGGTAGAGATACGCTCTTTTGGAATGACATTTGGGTTGGGGACACGAGACTGAAAGACAAGTTTCCCAGATTGTTTCCGCTGGAATTAGATCAAAATGCTACTGTGAAGGATAGGGTCACGTTCGATAATGGCAGCTGGTCTTTTTCATGGGAATGGTCAAGGATGTTGTCCGGAAGGTTGTGTGGTGAACTCGACGGATTAATCAGGCAGGTACAGCAAATCTCAGGTTTAGTTAATGGTGGTAGCTCATGGGTGTGCAAGTTGGATGACAGTGGGGTGTACAAAACAAAGGCCATGACCAAAAGAATTGATGATATCATTTTGGCTGATCATGGATTCGACATTAGTACCATGCGAAACAGAATGATCCCACAAAAAGTGTGGTTATTTATTTGGCGGGCTCTTAGACAACGCATTCCGGTTCGAATTGAACTCGAAAAACGTGGCGTGGATCTCGACTCAGTCTTATGTCCACTTTGTAACGACTACCCGGAATCGGTGGAACACTCTATTTTTCAGTGTAAGCATGCGGTAGAGGTTTGGATTAGGATTTTTAATTGGTTGGGTATTAGCTTTTCGGGTAACGCTTCTCTATCTGAATTGTTCTCGGAAGACGGTGGTATCGGTTCGTCAAAGTTGATAAGTCTCGTATGGCAGGCCACTAAGTGGGTGTCCGGATATTTCATTTGGAAGAACAGGAATCAAAAAGTCTTTCATCAAGATTCGTGGGCTGCTCCAAAAATT GTTAAGTTCAATAGGTTGTGCCCTGTGTTATTTGTTTTTGTGAGTTCTCTGTAA
- the LOC139902607 gene encoding small ribosomal subunit protein uS13z/uS13y/uS13x-like, with protein MSDRPNKTHTYYIKLSSSLNKKTRVCNLAAISSFQNSSRRHHLQLSPTAIMSLVANEDFQHILRVQNTNVDGKQKIMFAMTSIKGIGRRFANIVCKKADVDMNKRAGELSNAEIDNLMTIVANPRQFKIPDWFLNRKKDYKDGKYSQVTSNALDMKLRDDLERLKKIRNHRGLRHYWGLRVRGQHTKTTGRRGKTVGVSKKR; from the exons ATGTCTGACCGGCCCAATAAAACACATACGTATTATATAAAACTTTCTTCATCCTTAAACAAAAAAACTAGGGTTTGCAATTTAGCAGCGATTTCATCATTTCAAAACAGCAGCCGCCGTCATCACCTGCAACTCTCTCCGACTGCAATCATG TCTCTAGTCGCAAATGAAGATTTCCAGCACATTCTTCGTGTACAGAACACGAATGTTGACGGAAAGCAAAAAATTATGTTCGCTATGACGTCGATCAAGGGTATCGGTCGCCGTTTTGCTAACATCGTTTGCAAAAAAGCTGACGTCGACATGAACAAGAG GGCTGGAGAACTTTCGAATGCTGAGATTGATAATCTTATGACAATTGTTGCTAATCCACGCCAATTCAAAATCCCAGACTGGTTTTTAAACAGAAAGAAAGATTACAAGGATGGCAAGTACTCTCAAGTGACATCGAATGCTCTAGACATGAAGTTGAGAGATGACCTTGAGCGTCTGAAGAAGATCAG GAACCATCGTGGTCTTCGTCATTACTGGGGTCTTCGTGTGCGTGGACAACACACCAAAACTACAGGTCGTAGGGGAAAGACTGTTGGTGTGTCCAAAAAGAGATAG